The following is a genomic window from Adhaeribacter radiodurans.
GAGCAAGGCAAACCCGTAGAAACCAACGTAAATCTTACTTTTATTAATAATGTAACCGAAGAGCCGGAATACAATTACGTACACTATCTTTCGGCCGCTGGTAAAACCGATGTTTTAGATATCGATGCCTTGTTGAGTTATGATTTAGTTATTAATACACTGCCGCCCGTAGTTTTAAAAGATCTGGACATAAAAGCCGGAGAGCACAACGTTTTTTCGGCTAAAACGCCGCAAGGCACTTTATTTTTACGGCAAGATGCTGTTTCGCCGTTTGGGGTAACCGAGGCCATTGTGCGGGAAAACAATTCTAAAAATACTTTAGTGGCTCTTCGTTTCGGGAGCCGTCAGAAATTAGTAGCGGGTAAGTACGATTTAGAATTATTAACCTTACCTCGCATTTACCTGAACGATGTTGAAATTAAGCAAGGCCAGACAAATACCGTAACATTCCCGCCGCCGGGTTTACTTAATATTCCGACGGAGTTACAAGGGTACGGAAGTTTGTACGTGTTGGAAAAAGACGGTAGCCAGCGTTGGATTTACAATTTATCCGAAAACAACAGCCGCACCAATTTACCCTTGCAGCCGGGTCAATATCGTTTAGTGTTCCGCACTAAAACAGCTAATGCCAGCAAATTTACCGATGTACAAACTTTCGAAATCCGCTCGGCAGCTACCACTACTGTTAAACTTTTTCGCTAAAAATTAAATTTAAAGGAACAATTCCCGATTAAACTATTCGCCAAAGAAACTGTCTAAGCACAGGTAAGTAAAACTAGTGTTTAGTCCATAGTTTACAGACGACAGACCATGGACATGAACTCTAAACTATTAAGTATTTATGTTTTAAAACTTGTCAGTTAAAAGTTGATGAATTTTAAAATTATACAATGCTAGTAGTCAAAAATTTGCTGCCTTGGCCCATTGTCTATGATCTAAACACTAGTAAGCAATTAACGAACAATTACCCTTTGGAAGATCAGGAAATTCTTCAAAAATTTCAGAACCCGGATTCGCGTAATCTAGCTTTTAATCAGCTTATCCGGAAATACCAGCAGAAAGTGTATTGGCACGTTCAGAAAATGGTAATTGACCACGACGATGCCGATGATTTAACCCAGGAAGTATTTATTAAAATCTGGAAAAACTTACCGGAGTTTCGGAAGGATGCCCAATTGTATACCTGGATTTACCGCATTGCTACTAACGAATGTCTTAATTTTTTAAAATCGAAAAAAAGAAGATTCTTCTTACCTATAACCGATATTTCGGAAGAGCTATCGCAGAAAATTGATGCGAATGTGGGCCCAAACGGCGATGAGATTCAGCTAAAACTACAAAAAGCCTTGTTAAAGTTACCTGATAAGCAGCGCCTGGTTTTTAACATGCGCTATTACGATGAATTAAAATACGAAGAAATAGCCGAAATACTGGGCACTTCGGTGGGAGCTTTAAAAGCTTCGTATCACCACGCCGTAAAAAAAATTGAAGATTTTATCAATAATAATTAAACCTTCTGCCAAGCAGGTAATCTAATAAACATGAAAGAAGATTTTAAGTTGGAAAACTTACCTAAATCTAACCTTTACCGGGTACCCGACAAGTATTTTGAAAAACTGCCGGGAGTAATAATGGAGCGGGTAAATCCGGGAACATTAACAACTGAAAACAATTGGCTGAGCAGCTTATGGACTACTTACCGCATAGCATTTACCAGTGTTTTTTTACTTATAAGCTTCGTAGCTGCTTTTTTGGGGGCACAAAATTTATCCGTTATCAATAATTCTGCCTCCGGTATAAATTTAGTAAATATTAGCCGGGGCGATGCTTTAGAATACGTATTGCTTCAGGACGAAGTGGATAGTCGGGATATGGCTGAATTAAGTTTTACAGATGCGGATCTTTCCACTGATTTTACTAATCTTACTCCTAACGATATTTTAGAAACAGTAGACGAGCAACAACTCGAAGAAGTATATTTTAATTAATACCATGAACTTTAGAAATTTAATTCTTGCTTTTTTATTATTAGTAACCAGTTCTTTAACCTATGCTCAGATACCGCAACGCTCCGAGGAGCAAAACCAGCAAAGGCGCCAAGAGCGAATGGAAAAAATAAAATCAGCCAAAGTAGCTTTTCTAACAGATAAACTACAATTATCTAGTGAGCAAGCGCAAAAGTTTTGGCCATTGTATAATGAATACGAAGCGGAACGCCGCTCGACTCATACACGTACGCGACTTACCCGGGGAGCTAATTTAACTGCTTTAACCGATCAGCAATTACGCGAAGCTATTAACGAAATGCATGCTGTTCGCCAGAACGAGCTAAACGTAGAAAAAAAATACGTTGATAGATTTTTGAAGGTAATTTCTGTAAGACAACTAGCCACACTTTATCAAAGCGAACGCGAATTTACCCGCGTTTTATTAAAGAAACTCGATAACCAGCGTCCGGGAGCTTACGGCCGCCGGTAAAAAAGAATTTTCCTGTTTCCTGTTTTCTTTCCTAGCCCGGCTTTCTGTAAAGCCGGGCTTTTTTTATGACCTTTACCATCTCAAATAAATAAATCAGAATTTAACTTCTAGAAAAGTAAATCCAAAATTTAAATATTACCGCAACATGCTTTCACAACGGCAATTATTTCTGCAGCATCAGGCCCAAACTACTGATTTTCCTTTATTATTAGAAGTAGAACGGGCGGAAGGCGTTTACATGTACGGCCCCAACGGCGAACGCTACCTGGATTTAATTTCCGGAATTGGCGTGAGCAACGTTGGCCACCGGCACCCGGAAGTTATTGCCGCTATTCAAAACCAGCTCGAAAAATATTTGCACTTAATGGTATACGGCGAAATTGTGCAAGGCCCGCAGGTGCAATTGGCTACTCAGTTAGTACATACTTTGCCTGCTCATTTAAATAATGTTTACCTGGTTAATTCCGGTTCGGAAGCCGTAGAAGGGGCTTTGAAATTAGCCAAACGTTTTACCGGCCGTACCGAGTTAATTTCCTGCTCTAATGCCTACCATGGTTCTACCCACGGTTCTTTATCACTTAATGGTTCCGAAAATTTTAAAAACGCTTTCCGACCATTATTGCCCGATGTTCGCCAAATCCGGCATAACTCTTTGCCGGATTTAGTAAATATTACTCATCGAACTGCCGCCGTTATTATTGAAACCGTGCAAGGAGAGGCTGGCGTACAATTGCCGCAACCCAGTTATTTACCCGCTCTGCGCCAACGCTGCCAGGAGACCGGCACTTTGTTAATTTTAGACGAAATTCAGGCTGGTTTTGGTCGCACGGGTACCTTCTGGGCTTTCGAGCAATTTAGTATAGAACCCGACATTTTAATTTGTGCCAAAGGTATGGGTGGCGGCATGCCCATTGGCGCATTCATTGCGCCGCAGGAAATAATGGGAAGCCTTAAAAATGATCCATTGCTCGGCCATATTACTACTTTTGGCGGTAACCCGGTGTCCTGCGCGGCTTCGTTGGCTACTTTGCAAATTTTACAGAAAACCAATTTAATTAACCAAGTACCAGCTAAAGCAGATTTGTTCCGGCAATTACTCGTGCATCCGCAGATTAAAAGCATTCGTAACTGCGGTTTATTAATGGCGGCGGAGTTTGAATCCTTTGCTATTTTAAAACCTATAATAGATCAGGCAATTAAAAATGGCGTACTCACTGATTGGTTTTTGTTTTGCGATAATTCCATGCGTATTGCCCCTCCCCTTACTATTACCGAGGCGGAAATTAAAGAAGCCTGCACCGTTATACTAAAGTCGATAGAAGAAGTAAGTTCCAATTAATTTAACATTGAAGCTGTTTAGCCTTTTCAAGTTTATCAGTACCGCACCTTATATTGGTTTTACCAGAAGTATTTCGGTAAATTATCCGTAAAAGGCTAACATCTACTATCTTGATACTTGTATCTCTTTAGTTAATAGAATTACTTCTAACGTGCACAGAGCAGGCGGCAACTATTTAATTTTAATTCATTGCTGAGTTTTTTTGTCATACATCAACTATCTGGCAAAATTCAAGTAAAAGGTATTTTTAAATGGCTTAGCCACGTTGCTACTAATTAGTAGATTGCTTCTTCCAAACCCGTAAATAAAGCTGGTCTATCTGTTTTGCAAGGGTTTTCTGTCCTTATTCAACTTTATGGAAATAATTATTGTACTGGTTTTACTTTTAATTGCTGTTATTCTGTTCGCTACCGAAAAAATTTCGGTAGACGTGGTAACGCTCATTATGCTGATTGTTTTATGCGCTACCCGCATTATTACTCCCGAAGAAGCTTTTGCCGGATTCAGTAGCGATTTTATTGTAATTATAGCGTCGGTATTTGTGTTGAGTGCAGCCTTGGAAGAAACCGGTATTCTGGATTTTGTAATTGTAAGACTGGTGCGGGTGGCTGGTAAAAATGCTGGTTTTATGTTGTTTCTGGTAATGGCGATTGCTGGTGCCATATCCGCGTTTATGAACAATACTACGGTTACAGCCATGTTTGTAACACCCTTAGTTTCTTTATCCCGCCAAATAAAAACCAGTAGTTCTAAATTATTAATGCCTTTGGCTTATGCCTCTATCTTAGGGGGCACCTGTACCTTAATTGGCACCTCTACCAACGTAGCGGTTAGTGGTTACATTGCTAAAGCCGGTATGGAACCCGTTGGCTTATTTGAAGTTACCCCTATTGGAATCGTCATTTTTTTGGTCGGCTTAGTTTACATGATGACCATTGGGCAAAAAATGCTACCTGATAATCAGGACCATGGTTTAACCGAAGAATATAAAATTCAGAAGTATATTTCTGAGGTGGTAGTAATGGAAGATTCTCCATTAGTAGGTCAAATTGCCTACGCCTCAGACTTATCGAAACTGAAGTTTAAAATTTTAAATATTATTCGCAATAAAGAAAAGTTTTTACCTGACCACCGCACCCGCATCCGGGCCAATGATATTATTCTGGTTGAAGGTGAAAAAGATGACTTAATTAAGATAAAAGAAACCAAAGGCGTAGAAATAATGGCCGATGTGTTAATTGAAGAAGAGCTGCAAAGTGAGGATATTCGTCTGGCCGAGATTCTGATTACAGCTCATTCCGATATGATCCGGCAGTCGATAAAAGAAATAGATTTTCAAAGACGCTACGGCTTGGTAGTTCTGGCAATTTCAAGACAAGGAGAACCCATCCGAACCAAGATTGGAGCGGTTCGCTTAAAACTCGGCGATTTATTACTGGTACAAGGCTCGGCGGAACGGTTAAAATATTTAAGCTCTGCGCAGCATTTAGCGGTGTTAGATGCTTTTACGCCCGTTTTATTTAAAAAGCAAAAAGGTCTGCTTACCATTAGCTGTTTTTTGCTAGCCATTTTAGTGGGATCTTTGGGATTATTGCCGCTTTCTATTAGTTTTTTATCGGCAGCCGTAATTAGTATTCTGCTTAGGTGTATAACTACAGAAAAAGCGTACAACGCTATAGACTGGCGGCTCTTGATTTTAATTGGTGGAATGACGGCTTTTGGAACTGCCATGGAAAAATCTGGTGCAGCTGCTTTCCTGGCGCAGAATATAGTTTCTTTGTTAGAACCATTCGGTAAGCTTGGTATTTTAGCGGGCTTTGTATTCTTAACCGTATTTCTTACGCAACCTATGTCTAATGCGGCGGCGGCTTTGGTAATTGTGCCGGTAGCGCTGCAAACGGCAATTACTTTAGGAGCTAATCCGCGTAGTTTTGCTATTGCTATTATGTTAGCTGCTTCTGTCTCGCTGGTAACTCCCTTTGAGCCATCGTGCATTCTGGTTTATGGGCCAGGAAAGTATAAATTTAAAGATTTTATGCGGATTGGTTCAGGCTTAACCTTTTTATTAGTAATAATTATTTTAAGCATGGTTCCCCTTTTCTGGCCTTTGTAAATAGCTTAACCACTGAGTTTACTTATCCGGTAAACCATTTAGCAATTAAGAATTCTATTTGTTTAAGCTATTATAATTCCAGAAAAGATTGCGAATCTTGCTTTATTTCTTCCCGCGACTGACCGTCTTTTACTCCCATGGATATTTTGCGGACCAGTACCCCCACAATAGATTTTTTAAAACCGAGCTTTGCCGCCATTTCCACGCAAAAATCCATTTCGTTATCGTCCACAATACCATCGGCCAGCATCATTTCAACCAAGTCGTAAATCTGATCGAATCTTTCCGAATCATTCGCCGGTAATTCAAATTTAGCCGTTTGGGCGTTGGCGAGTAAACTTCGTACTTCTTCTTGCTTCAGACCATTTTTAGTGCCAATGGTAATAATATAATTCATCTCCGCCGAGTCAACGTGGCCATCAATTTTTGCCAATGCACCCAGATTCAGGATGTGACTTTTAATGCGCTTTAATTGCTCACTTTCAAAAAAGTTAAACATATCTTACAATATAGAGTATGGGAACAGCGTATTTCTTCAATCTTACTAAATTAACAAAAAACAACAATTTTCACCTACCTTAAATTAAATTTTTACTATAATAAGGTGTAAATCACCCGCTTTTTGCTCTGCCAGTAACCAGTATACGCAAGTTGCTTTTGTTTGTAACGGCTATTTCTAATATTTTCCAGAATTTATTTTATATCTTTTTACGTCTGTATAACTAACTTAAATTCAACCAACTAGGACGCTTAAAAGTAAATTTTACTTAAATTGTACGTGTTAACTGCACGCTTTCACCAACTAAATTAGTTAATTTGCCCCCTTAACAAGATTAGCCATGAAACGCATTGCAGTATTTACTTCCGGAGGCGATTCACCGGGTATGAATGCTTGTATCCGAGCGGTTGTCCGCACGGCTATATATCACGGAGTAGAAGTGTACGGTATTCGCAGAGGCTATAATGGCCTGATTAAAGGAGAATTATTTAAAATGGAATCCTCCTCGGTAAGCAATACGATTCAGAAAGGAGGAACCATTCTTAAATCGGCGCGTAGCCTGGATTTTATGGCTCCGGAAGGTCGCCGCTTAGCCTTTGAACAACTCCAAAAGTATGAAATAGAAGGAATAGTAGCCATTGGTGGTAATGGTACTTTTACCGGTGCCACCTTATTTTACGAAGAATACGGAGTTCCAATAGTAGGCGCGCCCGGTACTATCGACAACGATTTATACGGCACCGATTTTACTATTGGCTACGATACGGCGGTAAATACCGCATTAGACGCCATTGATAAAATACGCGACACAGCCGATAGCCACGAACGGGTATTTTTTGTAGAAGTTATGGGCCGCGACTCGGGTTATATTGCCATGCCCTGCGCTATTGGCGGAGGCGCTGAAATAGTGCTGATCCCGGAAACCAAAACTACTATTCCTGATGTAATATCTACCTTACAAAATGGCTGGAGTCGTTCTAAAACTTCGTTTATTATTGTAGTAGCAGAAGGCGACGAAGAAGGAAATGCCACTGAAATTGCGGCTCGCGTAAAAGAAGCTATTCCGCAAATGGATGCGCGGGTTTCTATTTTAGGTCACATTCAACGGGGCGGCTCTCCCACCGCTTCCGACCGTTTATTAGCCAGCCAAATAGGAATAGCCTGCGTAGAGGGGCTGCTCAATGGTAAAAAAGACGTAATGGCCGGTTTTGTAAACAACCGGCTGGTTTATACCCCTTTCAAAGATACCATAACCAAGAAAAAAATTATTAACCAGCGTTTTGTCCGGATGGTCGAGATTTTAAGCGTCTGATAGTTGGAAGGTTGAAAAGTTAGAAGGTTGTTAGCAGAAAGAATTTGTTTTTATTTCGATATATCATCTTTTCTAAAACATCCTTCTGATCATTTTAGCCATGGAACAACTTTTTAATTTTTCCACCTTAAAACCTTTTAACTCGCTAACTCCCGATCGATAAAAGCGAGAATGGCTTCCCGTTGTTGCGGGTGAAACCAGGTAAAATCGCTGTTTTTAGTAAACCAGGTAAGTTGACGCTTGGCATAACGGCGGCTATTTCGTTTTAGTAAGCGCACAGCTTCATCCCAATCGTATTCGCCGGCCAAATAAGAAAACAGCTCTTGGTAGCCTACCGTTTGCAGCGCATTATGATTCCGGTAGGGCAACAGTTGTTGCACTTCTTCCAGTAATCCGGCTTCCAACATTCCATCTACCCGGGCATCAATGCGAGCGTATAATTCAGCACGATCGCGATTTAAGCCAATTTTAATTATTTGAAAAGGCCGATCAACTGGTTCTTTGGTTCGGAAAGAAGAATAAGGTTGACCCGTTGCCAGCGAAACTTCTAAAGCCCGGATAATTCGCTGGGTGTTAGCTTTATCTACCTGGTTATAATACGCGGGGTCCAGTTCTTGCAATTTTTGAAGTAAATGGGCCAGCCCTTGTTCTTGTTTTTGTTGTATTAAACTCTCCCGGATAGAAGTAGGTACCTCCGGCATTTCGTCCATTCCCTCCAACACAGCCCGTACGTATAAGCCGGAACCGCCCGTTAAAATAACGCACGAATGTTGCGTAAATAATTCATCTAATAAACGTAGTACCTCTTGTTCGTAAGCGCCCGCATTATATTCCTGGGTAATGTGGTGCGAATTAATAAAATAATGCGGAATGCCCTGCATTTCAGCAAGCGTAGGTTTAGCCGTACCAATGGTCATCTCGTGGTAAAATTGCCTGGAATCAGCTGAAATAATTACCGTTTTATAATGTTTAGCCAACTGAATACACAAGTCCGTTTTACCCACGGCAGTAGGCCCGACTACTACAATCAAATATTTTTCTTTTAGAGTACTTAAGTGGTTTCCCATATTTTTTGGTAAAAAGCTAGCAGCTTTTGTTCCTCGTTTTGCCAATTCCATTGCTGGCGAGCTTTCTTACAATTTTGCACTAACTTATTATAAAAGGCAGGATCTTGAGTTAAATGGTTAATAGTCCTAGCAATAGCTTTTGGTTCCAGTGGAACGGTAATCCCCACCTGGCATTGCTCATTTAAACGGCAGTATTCCGGAAAATCTACTATTAACTGCGGAACTCCCGCGTGCAGGTAGTCAAAAAATTTATTACCCAGCGAGTAGTAATAATTCAAGCCCCTATTTTCTAACAAGTTAATTCCTACGTAAGCCTGCTTTGTTATTTTTTTAAGATCATCTGGTAATACATAGCCTTTGAAAATTACTTTATCCGTAAGGTTTAGGTTGTTACTTAACTCAATTAAACTTTCATAAACATCTCCTTTACCACAAATTATTAATTTCAAATCTATGGTAGGCATTGCCCGTAGCAGGGTTTCTAATCCGCGGCCTTCGTTTACTGCCCCTTGGTAGAGCAAATATTTTTCACTGGCAAATACAGGTAAATCAGTTTCCGGCGGCTCCAGCAAAGTACAATTTTGAATAACCGTAAATTTTACTCCGTACCGGGTATAAAACAAATGAGCCAATGATTCATTAACGGTATAAGCAAATCGCGTTCTGGATAAGATAAATTTTTCGAGGCTGGTCCAAATTTGCTTAATTATTGGCCGGTTTACTACTTCTACTACTTCCGGAAAGAATTCGTGGGCATCGTACACAAATGGTTTACCGGTTAGTCTGGCTTTAATAAAAACGGGTAAGGCGGTGTCTAAATCTGCGGCTCCGTAGGCATCAGCTCTTACAAATAGTAAATACCAGAAAAGCCGGATGGTATACTCGATATAAAATAATTTACCCTTGTTAAAAATACATGTAAGGCGGTGTTGCTCATAAATCTGTTGCCCGAGTGCTTTTGAATGGGGCCACTGCCTACCTACCAATAAAACCTGATATCCATTTTGCGCCAGGGAAGTGCAAATGCGTTGCATGCGTTGATCGTAATTAAGACCGGTGGTTACGGCAAATACAATTTTCCTATTGTTCTTGGCAGAATACAAGAGCTTTCTTATTTAAATGCATTAATAAACACTGTATCCTAAATTAGTACTAGATAATTTATTTTTTTTTCCTAAATTATTCCTTAATTCGAAGTCCTCAAAAGCTTTCTTTTCGTTAAGAAATTAATTACAGGCTAATTGTTACTTGCACATGCCGATCAAAGATAATCAAATCACCCAATTAACCGATATTCTAACTCTTGCCGAGCAAATACTGGGGCTGGTAGCCGCCGTATCCGCTCCGGGAACGGCTATTTTTATTTGCAGCCCCGAGGGAATTATATTAACCCAAAACGAGCAGGCAACTGCCCTTTTACATACGGGAAATTACGACCAGGATTCCGCCGATATTCGGGAGCTATTACCAAATGTTACGCCTCCTTTAGCCAGCGTATGGAATGAGTTATCGGCTTCCATTAGCGGTACGTATGCTGGCGCTCAGGATACGGCATCTGAAAAACCCTTTACTTATCACCTATCTTCTTTATTTTTAGAAGGTCAGGAATTTAAATGTGTTCGTCTGGAACCGCTGAGCAGTTTAACAGTTCAAACGGAATTACAAACGAAGCTAACTGAAACCCAGAATAAATACCAGGCTCTTTTTGAGGCGTCCGGCGATGCTATTTTGCTCCTGGACAACAAATATATTATAGATTGTAATAATCAGGCCGCCACTCTACTAGGTTATCCTAGAAAAGAGATTATTAACTCTCCCCTCTGGAAATTCTTACCTGTTCATAATACCGGGCTTTTTTCGGGAGAACACGAAGATCGCCAATTAAAAGCCCAGATTTTAACAGATAAAGAATTACTTCCGGGCCAGACAGAAGTAGTAGAATGGACCATGGTACGTCCTGATGAAGCGGAGTTAGAACTTCAAATTACGGTTACGGCTACGCAGCAAAACAATAAAGCTTACCGGCAAATTTTACTGCGCGATGTTACTGCAACTAAGCAAGAAGTAGCTATTCCACAACGGGAAAAAGTTTTGCGCGAATCGGTGAAACATTTCCGTCAATTCCTGAGCAAAATTGAGTTAGCCTACATTAGTCTCGATCTGGAAGGTAAGATTATTTATGTAAACAACTATTTTCTGGATTATACAAATTACAACCGGGAAGAAATAATTGGTCTTGATTTTTTTGACATTTTTGTGCCGGGAGCAGAACGATGGGAGCGGCGACAGAATTATTTTGATATGATTCGTTCGAAAAGTATAACCAGTTATAACGAACGGGATATTGAAACTAAATTAGGTCTGGTAAAAACCTTGCGTTGGCAGCGCATGTTCGATTTTGACGAGAATGGAAATATTATTGGCGTAACGCACCTTGGCCGCGACATAACCGACAAAAAAACGGCGATGGAAGCATTGCGGGATAATAAAAGCCGGTTACAAGATATTTTTGACAACGCCCACGATTTAATTCAGAATATTTCTATCGACAACAAGTTTATTTTTGTAAACAAAGCCTGGAAAGAAAAGCTGGGTTATGATGATTTTGATATTGAGCGGCTCACCCTAAACGACATTGTGCATCCTTATTACAAAGCCAAGCTTATTTACCAGCTGCGTAATTTGTACAAAGGCGAGCATGTAAATAAAATTGAAACAGTTTTTTTAACTAAAACCGGCAAACCAGTCCATTTAATTGGTAGTATTAACTGCACCTGGCAAAATGGCAAACCGGTTCTATCGCGGGCCATCCTGCACGATATTACTGACCGGATTAAAGCCGAACGGCTTCAAAAAGTATATTACAGTATTGCTAATTTAGCTATCAGCAGCAAAGATTTGCATTCGCTCTACGGCGCCATTCACCGTGAATTAAGTAAAATTATTGAAACCAATAACATTTACATTGCGCTCTGCGATGATGAAAAAACCACACTGCAATTTGTTTATTACGTCGATCAATTTAAAACTGAAGGCCAGCAAATAGAGGAACGACCCTTCTCTAACGGCATGCCGGAATACATTATTAATACGGGCAAACCAGCCTACTTGCTGCGCGAAGATATTCTGGAACTGGAAAGAGAAGGCTTGTTACAATTAGAAGGCAAACTGCCCGAAGTAATGCTTTGTTCCCCTCTTTCGGTAGGAGAGCGTATTATTGGAATTATTGCCGTTCAAGATTATAAAAAGCCGGATATTTACGTAAACTCCGACATAGAAATACTGCACTTTATCTCGAACCAGGTAGCCTTAGCCATTGAAAGAAAGCGCAACGAAGTTCAGATTAACAATCAAAATGCCCGTTTAAAAGCTATTTTCGAAAGCGGTTCGCACCAAATCTGGTCCGTCGATAAAGAATCCCGGCTTACCTCTTTTAACCAGAATTATGCTACGGCCTTCTATAAACGCCACGGGCACATGCCTCAGTTTAATCTGCCTCTGCGCGATATTAAAACGCGTAACTCAGAAACAATTCAGGTAGAAGAATGGAATGCGTATTACGAACAAGCTTTAAACGGCTTTCCACAGCACTTTGAGGTAGACTTAACGCAACTGGACGGATCTACAATCTGGCGCGAAGTTTATCTGAATCCTATTTACCTGGAAGATGGTTCCTTTGACGAAATATCTGGGATGGCCCAGGATATAACTGAGAAAAAACTGTCGCGTTTGGCGCTGGCCAAAGAAGAAGAAAAATTCCGGAGCATTTTTGAATCGTTTCAGGATTTATATTACCGTACCGACGAGGAAAATAATGTGGTGCTGATGAGCCCATCCGTTCAGGAAATGTTGGGTTACGAACCTGAGGAAGTAATAGGAATGCCTGCTACCGGATTTTACGCGTATCCGGAAGAACTATTGGATTTAACGCGTAAGCTAAAACATGAAGGTTCTATTCGAAACTTCGAAACAAACCTGGTAAGTAAAAGCGGGGCTATTATTCCTTTTCTCATAAATGCGCACCTCTTAAAAGATAAAGCAGGCAATCACCTGGGCATTGAAGGTGTAGGCCGCGACATGACCGAGTTAAAACAAACTCAAACGGAATTAATCCGGGCGAAAGAAGTGGCTGAAAGTTCGCTACAAGCCAAAACTCTGTTCCTGGCCAATATGAGCCACGAGCTAAGAACCCCAATGAACGGGATAATTGGCATGATTGATTTGCTTCACGGTACCGAAACTTCCGAAGAGCAAAGCGAATACATTGATACGCTGCGTAAATCATCTGCTGCCTTGCTAGCTATCCTCAACGATATTCTGGATTTATCAAAAATTCAGGCGGGTAAATTACAACTGAACGAGACTGGTGTTGATTTATATTATGCCTTAGAAAAAATTCATTCTCTCTTTACTAACCGGGCTAACTTAAAAGATCTGGAATTCAGTTATTCTATTACTCCGCATACCCCTCGTTATATTATAACTGATGAAACCCGGCTATTGCAGATTTTATCGAATCTGACTTCTAATGCTATTAAATTTACCAACGCCGGCAAAGTAACCATTCACATAAATAGTATTTCTTCAGATGGTGAAATGTATACCATTATGTTCCGGATAAAAGATAGTGGTATAGGCATTACCGATGATGATAAAAAATTGCTTTTTACTAATTTTACTCAGCTCGATAATACCTCTACCAAAACTTTTGGCGGTACCGGCTTGGGCTTAGCTATTTCTAAGCAATTAAGTGAACTACTGGGTGGAGAAATTGGAGTAGAGTCGGTTTACGGCCAAGGCAGTACTTTCTGGTTCACCATTCGGTGCCTCGCCGCAAATGCACGTGAAATTGAAGAAATAATTAAAGGGAATGAGCCAGGCGGCAAAACACAACCTAGCACCAGTGTATTGGAAGAAGAGGCTTACGTGCTGTTAGTGGATGATAATAGCATTAACCAGAAAGTGGCTCAAAAACTACTTACAAAAATTGGTTGCCGGGTAGAGCTAGCTTCTAATGGTTTTGAGGCCATTGATAAGGCTATTTCTAATACTTACGACTTGAT
Proteins encoded in this region:
- a CDS encoding PAS domain S-box protein — encoded protein: MPIKDNQITQLTDILTLAEQILGLVAAVSAPGTAIFICSPEGIILTQNEQATALLHTGNYDQDSADIRELLPNVTPPLASVWNELSASISGTYAGAQDTASEKPFTYHLSSLFLEGQEFKCVRLEPLSSLTVQTELQTKLTETQNKYQALFEASGDAILLLDNKYIIDCNNQAATLLGYPRKEIINSPLWKFLPVHNTGLFSGEHEDRQLKAQILTDKELLPGQTEVVEWTMVRPDEAELELQITVTATQQNNKAYRQILLRDVTATKQEVAIPQREKVLRESVKHFRQFLSKIELAYISLDLEGKIIYVNNYFLDYTNYNREEIIGLDFFDIFVPGAERWERRQNYFDMIRSKSITSYNERDIETKLGLVKTLRWQRMFDFDENGNIIGVTHLGRDITDKKTAMEALRDNKSRLQDIFDNAHDLIQNISIDNKFIFVNKAWKEKLGYDDFDIERLTLNDIVHPYYKAKLIYQLRNLYKGEHVNKIETVFLTKTGKPVHLIGSINCTWQNGKPVLSRAILHDITDRIKAERLQKVYYSIANLAISSKDLHSLYGAIHRELSKIIETNNIYIALCDDEKTTLQFVYYVDQFKTEGQQIEERPFSNGMPEYIINTGKPAYLLREDILELEREGLLQLEGKLPEVMLCSPLSVGERIIGIIAVQDYKKPDIYVNSDIEILHFISNQVALAIERKRNEVQINNQNARLKAIFESGSHQIWSVDKESRLTSFNQNYATAFYKRHGHMPQFNLPLRDIKTRNSETIQVEEWNAYYEQALNGFPQHFEVDLTQLDGSTIWREVYLNPIYLEDGSFDEISGMAQDITEKKLSRLALAKEEEKFRSIFESFQDLYYRTDEENNVVLMSPSVQEMLGYEPEEVIGMPATGFYAYPEELLDLTRKLKHEGSIRNFETNLVSKSGAIIPFLINAHLLKDKAGNHLGIEGVGRDMTELKQTQTELIRAKEVAESSLQAKTLFLANMSHELRTPMNGIIGMIDLLHGTETSEEQSEYIDTLRKSSAALLAILNDILDLSKIQAGKLQLNETGVDLYYALEKIHSLFTNRANLKDLEFSYSITPHTPRYIITDETRLLQILSNLTSNAIKFTNAGKVTIHINSISSDGEMYTIMFRIKDSGIGITDDDKKLLFTNFTQLDNTSTKTFGGTGLGLAISKQLSELLGGEIGVESVYGQGSTFWFTIRCLAANAREIEEIIKGNEPGGKTQPSTSVLEEEAYVLLVDDNSINQKVAQKLLTKIGCRVELASNGFEAIDKAISNTYDLIFMDIQMPEMDGVEATGHIKNQLGSKCPPIVAMTAYSMKDDAEKFMAQGLDDYVSKPVKAYDLFSIIQKWKAAETEAELIEPIEVQTAETTTETEEKSHEEIQVEELASSNDAFTVDNFIDTEIIDQLAQLGGKDFALQLFIDFEEEAEPLLEEAKKDVETKQYDNILSTLHQMKGTGFTLGLNPLAELVKKMEHDIRQGIYTEVDQDFKLLEKHFTYYKKNYRNKFI